Proteins encoded in a region of the Halorussus sp. MSC15.2 genome:
- the purH gene encoding bifunctional phosphoribosylaminoimidazolecarboxamide formyltransferase/IMP cyclohydrolase, whose product MTRIAGLASNRGRNLMHLADRSPGGAEIDVVLTNDADAPVLDAAEKRGIPTEVVPREEDETRRDHEERVVAALADYDFDLVCLDGYMRILSDAFLDETPLTLNVHPSLLPSFPGTDAHAQVLDADVKTTGCTVHVVTDATDEDGTVVEDEVDAGPVVTQEPIPVYEGDDESDLKERVLYEGEFKAYPRAVRWFAEDRLTVDAETGSVRVEGDEAGQFPARRVETADREADLRYGENPHQDAALYGDATCEEASVVDAPQLNEGAKGMGYNNYNDADAALNLVKEFDRPAAAVIKHTNPAGCATADSLAEAYDRALTTDAKSAFGGIVALNRECDETTAERIIDSFKEVVVAPGYTDDALDALFEKDNLRVLDVGDEADFGEITETTTEKDLVGGHLVQERDLQAPTREELEVVTEREPTDDQYESLLFAWQTIKHVKSNAILFADGTETVGVGAGQVSRVDAVEIAKMKAEKDAEGKSAEGAVMASDAFFPFPDAIEAAAEAGIEAVIQPGGSVNDDDVIEAADEHDMTMVFTGSRCFRHD is encoded by the coding sequence ATGACACGCATCGCTGGACTCGCCAGTAACCGCGGACGGAACCTGATGCACCTCGCCGACCGGTCGCCCGGCGGAGCCGAAATCGACGTGGTCCTGACCAACGACGCGGACGCGCCGGTGCTGGACGCGGCGGAGAAGCGCGGGATTCCCACCGAAGTCGTCCCGCGCGAGGAGGACGAGACTCGCCGCGACCACGAGGAGCGCGTCGTCGCGGCACTCGCGGACTACGACTTCGACCTCGTCTGCCTCGACGGCTACATGCGCATCCTCTCGGACGCGTTCCTCGACGAGACGCCGCTGACGCTGAACGTCCACCCCTCGCTCCTGCCGTCGTTCCCCGGCACGGACGCCCACGCGCAGGTCCTCGACGCCGACGTGAAGACCACGGGTTGCACGGTCCACGTCGTCACCGACGCCACCGACGAGGACGGAACCGTGGTCGAAGACGAGGTGGACGCCGGTCCCGTCGTCACGCAGGAACCGATTCCGGTGTACGAGGGCGACGACGAGAGCGACCTGAAAGAGCGCGTCCTCTACGAGGGCGAGTTCAAGGCCTACCCCCGCGCAGTCCGGTGGTTCGCCGAGGACAGACTGACGGTCGATGCCGAGACCGGTTCGGTCCGCGTCGAGGGCGACGAGGCCGGACAGTTCCCGGCCCGGCGCGTCGAGACCGCCGACCGCGAGGCCGACCTCCGGTACGGGGAGAACCCGCATCAGGACGCCGCGCTCTACGGCGACGCCACCTGCGAGGAGGCCAGCGTCGTAGACGCGCCCCAACTCAACGAGGGCGCGAAGGGGATGGGGTACAACAACTACAACGACGCCGACGCCGCGCTGAATCTGGTCAAGGAGTTCGACCGGCCCGCCGCCGCGGTCATCAAGCACACCAACCCCGCCGGATGCGCCACCGCGGACTCGCTCGCCGAGGCCTACGACCGGGCGCTCACTACGGACGCCAAGAGCGCGTTCGGCGGCATCGTCGCGCTCAACCGAGAATGCGACGAGACCACTGCCGAGCGGATTATCGACTCGTTCAAGGAAGTCGTCGTCGCTCCCGGCTACACCGACGATGCCCTCGACGCGCTCTTCGAGAAGGACAACCTGCGCGTGCTGGATGTCGGTGACGAAGCGGACTTCGGCGAAATCACGGAGACCACGACCGAGAAGGACCTCGTCGGCGGCCACCTCGTGCAGGAGCGCGACCTGCAAGCGCCGACACGCGAGGAGTTGGAGGTCGTCACCGAGAGAGAACCGACCGATGACCAGTACGAGAGTCTGCTGTTCGCGTGGCAGACCATCAAGCACGTCAAGTCCAACGCCATCCTGTTCGCCGACGGCACCGAGACGGTCGGCGTCGGCGCGGGGCAGGTCTCCCGCGTCGATGCGGTCGAAATCGCGAAGATGAAGGCCGAGAAGGACGCCGAGGGCAAATCCGCCGAGGGCGCGGTCATGGCCAGCGACGCCTTCTTCCCCTTCCCGGACGCCATCGAGGCCGCGGCCGAAGCGGGCATCGAGGCGGTCATCCAACCCGGCGGGTCCGTCAACGACGACGACGTAATCGAGGCCGCCGACGAACACGACATGACGATGGTGTTCACCGGCAGTCGGTGTTTCAGACACGACTGA
- the purB gene encoding adenylosuccinate lyase encodes MNPLYAVSPLDGRYAGRTEPLREYASEAALMRARVRVEVEYLVALADLDATPLQLDAADRDHLRNLYEEFEEDDAELVKRIETEGYGDYAATNHDVKAVEYFVRENLPEGAQDASSWIHFALTSEDVNNLAYRLLVKGTVEDVLLPQLREIRDSLGDLAREHADVPMLARTHGQPATPTTFGKEMAVFASRLGRAIGRAKDARDGLQGKLAGASGTYAAHVAAYPDVDWPEFAREFVAGLGLEQAPVTTQVNPCDDLAELFDALRGANNVLLDLDRDAWRYVSDRYLGQVAAEGETGSSTMPHKVNPIDFENSEGNLSKANSDLVFLGDYVTSSRLQRDLSDSTVKRNIGGAFAYCLLGYLKLRDGLDKVVPNEQVMREALKATPEIIGEAVQTILRREGHDDAYERVKDLTRGRRVTLADFRDLFEELDVDEDTREELLDLTPAGYTGVASGMVESLDDE; translated from the coding sequence ATGAATCCCCTCTACGCCGTGTCGCCGCTGGACGGCCGGTACGCCGGGCGGACCGAACCCCTGCGCGAGTACGCGAGCGAGGCCGCGTTGATGCGCGCTCGCGTTCGGGTCGAGGTGGAGTATCTGGTCGCGCTGGCCGACCTCGACGCGACGCCGCTGCAACTGGACGCCGCGGACCGGGACCACCTCCGGAACCTCTACGAGGAGTTCGAAGAGGACGACGCCGAACTCGTCAAGCGAATCGAGACCGAGGGGTACGGCGACTACGCGGCGACTAACCACGACGTGAAGGCCGTCGAGTACTTCGTCCGCGAGAACCTGCCCGAGGGCGCGCAGGACGCCTCCTCGTGGATTCACTTCGCGCTGACCAGCGAGGACGTGAACAACCTCGCCTACCGACTGCTGGTGAAGGGGACCGTCGAAGACGTTCTCCTGCCGCAACTCCGCGAGATTCGGGACTCGCTCGGGGACCTCGCGCGCGAACACGCCGACGTGCCCATGCTCGCGCGGACTCACGGCCAACCCGCGACTCCCACGACGTTCGGCAAGGAGATGGCCGTCTTCGCCTCACGACTCGGCCGGGCAATCGGTCGCGCGAAGGACGCCCGCGACGGACTGCAGGGCAAGTTGGCGGGCGCGTCGGGCACCTACGCCGCCCACGTCGCGGCCTACCCCGACGTAGACTGGCCCGAGTTCGCCCGCGAGTTCGTCGCGGGACTCGGACTGGAGCAGGCCCCGGTGACCACGCAGGTCAACCCCTGCGACGACCTCGCGGAACTGTTCGACGCGCTCCGGGGCGCGAACAACGTCCTGCTCGACTTGGACCGCGACGCGTGGCGCTACGTCAGCGACCGCTACCTCGGGCAGGTCGCTGCCGAGGGCGAGACGGGGTCCTCGACCATGCCTCACAAGGTCAACCCCATCGACTTCGAGAACAGCGAGGGCAACCTCTCGAAGGCCAACTCGGACCTCGTCTTCCTCGGCGACTACGTCACCAGTTCCCGCCTCCAGCGCGACCTCTCGGACTCGACGGTCAAGCGCAACATCGGCGGAGCGTTCGCCTACTGCCTGCTCGGGTATCTCAAGTTGCGAGACGGACTCGACAAGGTCGTCCCCAACGAGCAGGTCATGCGCGAGGCCCTCAAAGCGACCCCCGAAATCATCGGCGAGGCGGTCCAGACCATCCTCCGGCGCGAGGGCCACGACGACGCCTACGAGCGCGTCAAGGACCTGACCCGCGGTCGGCGCGTGACGCTGGCGGACTTCCGGGACCTCTTCGAGGAGTTGGACGTGGACGAGGACACCCGCGAGGAACTGCTGGACCTGACGCCCGCGGGATACACCGGCGTCGCCAGCGGGATGGTCGAGTCGCTGGACGACGAGTAG
- a CDS encoding M20/M25/M40 family metallo-hydrolase → MSFDPVEFLEAAVQTPSHEDVTEMRDLLVETLESADADCAVEVDDAGNTVAVRDTGREGPHVVLNTHIDTVPPHVEFERVSGADGGGDVVRGRGSCDAKGPLAALLAAFLGPAPERGRVTLAVTPDEETNSTGAAALDFDPVPDAVVVGEPTELDVCNAAKGRFQATVTVRGANAHAAEPQSGVNAVRAAGDLLAALDDFGEREDTPDPSEQLGAPTLTPTTIEGGTATNQVPAECSFVVDRRSVPPETAEGFRAALAEHLRERAPAEVGVEVALAERDTPFLAAFETPEDDPVVRALREASGGAVRPFGAATEASYFAQVAPTVVFGPGSLADDEGAVAHAPREYVRLTEVERAGEAVEAALADICS, encoded by the coding sequence ATGAGCTTCGACCCCGTCGAGTTCCTCGAAGCGGCGGTGCAGACGCCCTCCCACGAGGACGTGACCGAGATGCGCGACCTGCTGGTGGAGACGCTCGAATCCGCGGACGCCGACTGCGCGGTCGAGGTAGACGACGCCGGGAACACCGTGGCGGTCCGGGATACCGGCCGCGAGGGACCGCACGTCGTCCTCAACACGCACATCGACACCGTGCCGCCCCACGTCGAGTTCGAGCGGGTCAGCGGCGCTGACGGCGGAGGCGACGTCGTCCGCGGCCGGGGGTCCTGCGACGCGAAGGGACCGCTGGCGGCGCTGCTCGCGGCGTTCCTCGGGCCTGCCCCCGAGCGCGGTCGCGTGACTCTCGCGGTCACGCCAGACGAGGAGACGAACTCGACAGGTGCGGCCGCGCTCGACTTCGACCCGGTCCCCGACGCCGTCGTCGTGGGCGAACCCACGGAACTCGACGTGTGCAACGCCGCCAAGGGCCGATTTCAGGCGACCGTCACCGTCCGGGGTGCGAACGCCCACGCCGCCGAACCGCAGTCCGGCGTCAACGCGGTCCGCGCGGCGGGCGACCTACTGGCAGCGCTCGACGACTTCGGCGAACGCGAGGACACCCCCGACCCCAGTGAGCAGTTGGGTGCGCCGACGCTGACGCCGACGACAATCGAGGGCGGCACCGCGACGAATCAGGTGCCCGCGGAGTGTTCGTTCGTCGTGGACCGCCGGAGCGTCCCGCCGGAGACCGCCGAGGGGTTCCGGGCGGCGCTGGCCGAACACCTCCGGGAGCGCGCCCCGGCAGAGGTTGGCGTCGAAGTGGCGCTGGCCGAGCGCGACACCCCGTTTCTGGCGGCGTTCGAGACGCCCGAAGACGACCCCGTCGTCCGGGCGCTCAGGGAGGCCAGCGGCGGCGCGGTCCGGCCGTTCGGTGCCGCGACCGAGGCGTCGTACTTCGCGCAGGTCGCGCCGACGGTCGTGTTCGGGCCGGGGTCGCTGGCCGACGACGAGGGCGCGGTGGCCCACGCGCCCCGCGAGTACGTCCGCCTCACGGAGGTCGAACGCGCCGGCGAGGCCGTCGAAGCGGCGCTTGCCGACATCTGTTCCTGA
- the dapF gene encoding diaminopimelate epimerase: MSIEYEKFHGTGNDFVVVDADEYVPDRAAFARKVCDRRDGVSVADDSTDESVGADGTLFLALEPQFSPPRVVMTLVQPDGSTAAMCGNGARCAAKWAAERTGADAIMLDTQAGTRRAEIRGDEVTIEMGEPSFAPEDVPLASDREDPLIDADVAEAPEDIELTAVNTGVPHAVAFVEDVDDVDLDAVAPAIRHADVFPEGANVTFAAERADGGFDQRTFERGVEGETRSCGTGAVAIGVAARRLGRTDEDPVSVFPPGGELEVGFRNGRATLTGPTEREFEGEVASTPEPRRVSEA; the protein is encoded by the coding sequence ATGAGCATCGAGTACGAGAAGTTTCACGGCACTGGTAACGATTTCGTAGTAGTAGACGCGGACGAGTACGTCCCCGACCGGGCGGCGTTCGCCCGGAAGGTGTGCGACAGACGCGACGGCGTGAGCGTCGCGGACGACTCGACGGACGAGTCCGTCGGTGCCGACGGGACACTGTTTCTGGCGCTCGAACCCCAGTTCTCGCCGCCCCGCGTGGTGATGACGCTGGTCCAACCCGACGGTTCGACCGCGGCGATGTGCGGCAACGGCGCGCGGTGCGCGGCCAAGTGGGCCGCCGAGCGGACCGGCGCGGACGCCATCATGCTCGACACGCAGGCGGGGACCCGCCGGGCCGAGATTCGCGGCGACGAAGTGACCATCGAGATGGGCGAACCCTCGTTCGCGCCCGAAGACGTACCGCTCGCGTCCGACCGCGAGGACCCGCTCATCGACGCCGACGTGGCCGAGGCCCCCGAAGACATCGAACTCACCGCGGTCAACACCGGCGTCCCCCACGCCGTCGCGTTCGTCGAGGACGTGGACGACGTGGACCTCGACGCGGTCGCGCCCGCGATTCGCCACGCCGACGTCTTCCCCGAGGGCGCGAACGTGACGTTCGCCGCCGAGCGCGCGGACGGCGGGTTCGACCAGCGGACCTTCGAGCGCGGCGTCGAAGGCGAGACCCGGTCCTGCGGGACGGGCGCGGTCGCCATCGGCGTCGCGGCCCGACGACTCGGACGGACCGACGAGGACCCCGTGTCGGTCTTCCCGCCGGGCGGCGAACTCGAAGTCGGCTTCCGGAACGGACGGGCGACGCTCACGGGTCCGACCGAGCGCGAGTTCGAGGGGGAGGTCGCCTCGACGCCGGAACCCCGGCGCGTCTCGGAAGCATGA